One part of the Vicia villosa cultivar HV-30 ecotype Madison, WI unplaced genomic scaffold, Vvil1.0 ctg.000189F_1_1, whole genome shotgun sequence genome encodes these proteins:
- the LOC131625098 gene encoding uncharacterized protein LOC131625098, whose product MTQTYPHIAFIYFNGAKPPLQFSFSEDTPLAELITILNSLLQYTENMKVVKLEYRSPSLDTEGNVQFTQFTLKTDDDLKVMWSTFRRYSIKGPLEVDAKIRRFEDVIKMLQRPQLPVYNNM is encoded by the coding sequence ATGACCCAAACATATCCTCacattgcttttatttacttcaaTGGTGCGAAACCACCACTTCAATTTAGCTTCTCCGAAGACACGCCTCTCGCCGAGCTGATTACCATACTCAATTCTCTCCTGCAATATACAGAAAATATGAAGGTAGTCAAACTCGAGTATCGTTCACCATCACTTGACACTGAAGGAAATGTGCAATTCACCCAGTTTACACTGAAGACTGATGACGATTTAAAGGTTATGTGGAGTACTTTTCGTCGATACTCCATTAAGGGTCCACTTGAAGTCGATGCAAAGATTCGGAGATTTGAAGATGTCATTAAAATGTTGCAACGTCCTCAGCTACCCGTTTATAACAATatgtaa